Proteins encoded in a region of the Cetobacterium ceti genome:
- a CDS encoding DUF368 domain-containing protein: MLKNILKGIGIGVANVIPGVSGGTLAVVLGVYDKLTEAIGNFFIVSFNKKIEYGKFLLQIALGAVIGILLFAKIIEFSYSNYPTITTIIFILLILPSIPFILKNQSFSKKNLYSLIGGVFFTLCFMFVTYKFGVESTPGEITRSFSYLYGSKLFFCGVIAAGAMIIPGISGSLLLLILGEYYNILGFISNFHILPLIFFSLGTGLGLIGFSKVINILLKKFPSYTLYFIVGIILVSLGDMISRLF, translated from the coding sequence ATGCTAAAAAATATTTTAAAAGGTATTGGAATTGGTGTAGCTAATGTTATTCCAGGTGTTTCAGGAGGTACATTAGCTGTTGTTTTAGGTGTTTACGACAAATTAACCGAAGCCATAGGTAATTTTTTTATTGTGTCTTTCAATAAAAAAATAGAATATGGAAAATTTTTACTTCAAATAGCTCTAGGAGCTGTTATAGGTATTTTATTATTTGCAAAAATTATTGAATTTTCCTATAGTAACTACCCTACTATAACAACTATTATTTTTATACTTTTAATTTTACCAAGTATTCCCTTTATCTTAAAGAATCAATCTTTTTCTAAAAAGAATTTATATTCTTTAATAGGAGGAGTATTTTTCACTCTATGTTTTATGTTTGTAACTTATAAATTTGGAGTTGAATCAACTCCAGGAGAAATCACTAGAAGTTTTTCCTATTTATATGGAAGTAAATTATTTTTCTGTGGAGTTATTGCTGCAGGGGCTATGATAATTCCAGGAATTTCTGGTTCTTTATTACTTCTAATTTTAGGAGAATACTATAATATATTAGGATTTATAAGTAATTTCCATATTTTACCTTTAATCTTTTTCTCACTTGGAACAGGATTAGGTTTAATTGGATTTTCTAAGGTTATTAATATTCTTTTAAAGAAATTTCCATCATATACACTCTATTTTATAGTTGGTATTATATTAGTTTCTTTAGGAGATATGATTTCTCGTTTATTTTAA
- the dtd gene encoding D-aminoacyl-tRNA deacylase, which translates to MRGVVQRVTKASVTVDGEIIGKIEKGLLVLLGVTHSDSEKEVKWLSKKIKDLRIFEDEDGKMNLGLEDIKGDILVVSQFTLYGDCIKGRRPSFIEAAKPEMANKLYEKFIEELKNYNIKVETGEFGADMKVELLNDGPVTLVIDTPENIK; encoded by the coding sequence ATGAGAGGGGTAGTACAAAGAGTTACAAAAGCATCTGTAACAGTTGACGGAGAGATTATTGGAAAAATTGAAAAGGGATTATTAGTGTTATTAGGAGTAACACATAGTGATAGTGAAAAAGAAGTAAAGTGGTTAAGTAAAAAAATAAAGGACTTACGTATTTTTGAAGATGAAGATGGGAAAATGAACCTAGGGTTAGAGGATATAAAGGGAGATATTTTAGTGGTTTCTCAATTTACTCTTTATGGAGATTGTATAAAGGGTAGAAGACCATCTTTTATAGAGGCGGCAAAACCAGAAATGGCAAATAAATTATATGAAAAATTTATAGAAGAATTAAAAAATTATAATATAAAAGTAGAAACTGGAGAATTTGGGGCAGATATGAAAGTAGAGTTATTAAATGATGGACCTGTGACTTTAGTTATAGATACTCCAGAAAATATAAAATAG
- a CDS encoding lysophospholipid acyltransferase family protein, which translates to MKYKLQYIIFKIFKTVIELLPEKINFSFASFLGKISYYLVKKRRQIALANLKLAFPEKTEAQREKIAKKSFIVMAKGFLSTLWFDSYLKKPQNIKIVGIENLDEAIEKKKGVMVAMIHMGNMEASLKMAQHYNVVSVAKKQRNPYIDKFITESRKKMNMTILKKSKTTTRELLKYISPDNIIALFSDHRDKGAEVEFFGENTVAPTGAVSLALKYDMPILLAYNVLHDNNTCTSYISEEISLVKTDSFKHDVQYNTQLLINKMERIITQYPEQWMWFHDRWKLYKKLYV; encoded by the coding sequence AGTTTTTTAGGAAAAATTTCTTATTACCTAGTAAAAAAAAGAAGACAAATAGCTCTTGCTAATTTAAAGTTAGCTTTTCCTGAAAAAACAGAGGCCCAAAGAGAGAAAATTGCAAAAAAATCCTTTATAGTTATGGCCAAAGGATTTTTATCAACTCTTTGGTTTGATAGCTATTTAAAAAAGCCTCAAAATATAAAAATTGTAGGTATTGAAAATCTTGATGAAGCCATCGAAAAGAAAAAAGGTGTTATGGTTGCTATGATTCATATGGGCAATATGGAAGCTTCTTTAAAAATGGCACAACATTATAATGTTGTTTCTGTTGCTAAAAAACAAAGAAATCCCTATATTGATAAATTCATAACAGAATCTAGGAAAAAAATGAATATGACTATTTTAAAAAAGAGTAAAACTACAACTAGAGAACTTTTAAAATATATATCTCCAGATAATATAATTGCTCTTTTTAGTGATCATAGAGATAAGGGTGCTGAAGTTGAATTTTTTGGAGAAAATACAGTGGCTCCTACTGGTGCTGTTTCTCTAGCTTTAAAATATGATATGCCTATTTTACTAGCATATAATGTTTTACATGACAACAATACTTGTACAAGCTATATTTCTGAAGAAATTTCTCTTGTTAAAACAGATTCCTTCAAACATGATGTTCAATATAATACGCAACTTTTAATTAATAAAATGGAGAGAATTATTACCCAATATCCAGAGCAGTGGATGTGGTTTCATGATAGATGGAAACTATATAAAAAATTATATGTATAA
- a CDS encoding alpha-hydroxy-acid oxidizing protein produces the protein MDIKEVKENAKERMKGFCNLCRECDGVWCAGKVPGMGGAGTGNSFKRNYEKLKQLKVIMRTLHNVKNPQMECELFGEKLSFPGIIAPITGTKFNMGGYVSDKEYSEDIILGSKQAGTIAMIGDTGDENCYKVGLEMIKKYGKGIAIIKPRENKEIIKRIRMAEEVGALGVGIDADGAGLVTMKLFGQPVGPKNLDDLKELVNSTKLPFIVKGILTVEEVELCIEAGVHTVIISNHGGRCLNDTISSVEVLEEIVEKTGNKINILVDGSVREGVDILKYLALGAKGVLIGRPIIWGSIGGREEGVKVVLDTLKNQLYQSMILTGTENVNSVSKKILFK, from the coding sequence ATGGACATTAAAGAAGTTAAAGAAAATGCTAAGGAAAGAATGAAGGGTTTTTGTAATCTATGTAGAGAGTGTGATGGAGTTTGGTGTGCTGGAAAAGTTCCGGGAATGGGTGGAGCTGGAACAGGAAATAGTTTTAAAAGAAACTATGAAAAATTAAAACAATTAAAAGTTATTATGAGAACATTACATAATGTAAAAAATCCTCAAATGGAGTGTGAACTTTTCGGAGAAAAACTTAGTTTTCCTGGAATTATAGCTCCTATAACAGGGACAAAATTTAATATGGGTGGATATGTAAGTGATAAAGAATATTCAGAGGACATTATTTTAGGAAGTAAACAAGCTGGAACAATTGCAATGATAGGAGATACAGGGGATGAAAATTGTTATAAAGTTGGCTTAGAAATGATTAAAAAATATGGAAAAGGTATAGCAATAATTAAACCTCGAGAAAATAAAGAAATTATAAAAAGAATTAGAATGGCAGAAGAAGTAGGAGCATTAGGTGTAGGAATAGATGCTGATGGAGCTGGGCTTGTAACAATGAAATTATTTGGACAACCAGTAGGACCTAAAAATTTAGATGATTTAAAGGAACTTGTAAATTCTACAAAATTACCTTTTATAGTAAAGGGAATACTAACTGTAGAAGAAGTAGAATTATGTATAGAAGCAGGGGTTCATACAGTTATTATATCTAATCATGGGGGAAGATGTTTAAATGATACTATTTCATCAGTTGAAGTTTTAGAAGAAATAGTTGAAAAAACAGGAAATAAAATAAATATCTTAGTAGATGGTTCTGTAAGAGAGGGAGTTGACATATTAAAATATTTAGCTTTAGGAGCTAAAGGAGTTTTAATTGGAAGACCTATTATATGGGGATCTATTGGTGGAAGAGAAGAAGGAGTTAAAGTTGTTTTAGACACTTTAAAAAATCAACTATATCAGAGTATGATATTAACTGGAACAGAAAATGTTAACTCTGTTTCAAAAAAAATATTATTTAAATAA
- a CDS encoding META domain-containing protein — translation MNKKNIFLVMIFLIVIGCTRGNIKGKDNFKQIVGKEYYLELNNKVSDININFEGNRVYGFGGINRYFGEYELGKDEKVVIKNIGRTRMGGDPLVMKEENDYIDNLENIEKYKIRNQNLFLETKNKKVLKFVLKEGKSK, via the coding sequence ATGAATAAAAAAAATATTTTTTTAGTTATGATTTTTTTGATTGTAATAGGGTGTACAAGGGGAAATATAAAAGGAAAAGATAATTTTAAACAGATAGTTGGAAAAGAATATTATTTAGAGTTAAATAATAAAGTAAGTGATATAAATATTAACTTTGAGGGGAATAGAGTTTATGGTTTTGGGGGAATTAATAGATATTTTGGAGAATATGAACTGGGAAAAGATGAAAAAGTAGTTATAAAAAATATAGGAAGAACAAGAATGGGTGGAGATCCATTAGTAATGAAAGAGGAAAATGATTATATAGATAATTTAGAAAATATAGAAAAATATAAAATAAGAAATCAGAATTTATTTTTAGAGACAAAAAATAAAAAAGTATTAAAATTTGTATTAAAAGAAGGAAAAAGCAAATAG
- a CDS encoding L,D-transpeptidase family protein — MLESRGLLKNRPGDEMKEIRKKFLSVVLLGGLSMIMNSEIFAIQKSYVKEVTKVYTNMIPMDIPVNLETTTGQPKYLDYVYIKSVDAPLRVDASTTAKIIKKYPFNTKFQLLEKVISKAGTEWYKVRNEDGNIGFISYRLVTLREFRFNKMMEKIDYLENFVNREIGEGKEIVATNTYVPNPYNTNLKWERDKYGTTLDQNGVGIYKGERIFIPDRSLVAIESETKDKAFVKVASLKESPLEVDKKILTEYPKFDPNFRKVIVIDIKNQNQGAFEKKDGQWELISYAYNKTGMESQVGFDTPRGYFLVPMAKYEMGYRNEQGKNQGYAKYAIRFSGGGYIHGTPINFEEDINREFFMEQKNGILGTVPGTRKCIRNVEPHAEFLFNWVTGGKVNPRSNEQRPDENVLFIVF, encoded by the coding sequence GTGTTAGAATCAAGGGGATTATTGAAAAATAGACCAGGTGATGAAATGAAAGAAATCAGAAAAAAGTTTTTATCTGTTGTTTTATTAGGTGGACTTAGTATGATTATGAATAGCGAAATATTTGCAATTCAAAAATCCTATGTAAAAGAGGTTACTAAGGTATACACAAATATGATTCCAATGGATATTCCAGTTAATTTGGAAACAACAACAGGACAGCCAAAATATTTGGATTATGTATATATAAAAAGTGTGGATGCTCCTTTAAGAGTTGATGCTAGTACTACAGCAAAAATTATTAAAAAATATCCATTTAATACAAAATTTCAACTATTGGAAAAGGTTATAAGCAAAGCAGGAACAGAGTGGTATAAAGTTAGAAATGAAGATGGAAATATAGGTTTTATTTCTTACAGATTAGTAACTTTAAGAGAATTTAGATTTAACAAAATGATGGAAAAAATTGATTATCTTGAAAATTTTGTAAATAGGGAAATTGGAGAAGGAAAAGAGATTGTAGCAACAAATACCTATGTACCGAATCCTTATAACACAAATTTAAAATGGGAAAGAGATAAGTATGGTACAACTTTAGATCAAAATGGAGTTGGGATATATAAGGGAGAAAGAATTTTTATACCAGATAGATCATTGGTAGCTATAGAGAGTGAAACTAAAGATAAAGCTTTTGTTAAAGTGGCGTCTTTAAAAGAATCTCCTTTAGAAGTAGATAAAAAAATATTAACAGAATATCCAAAATTTGATCCTAATTTTAGAAAAGTAATTGTAATTGATATTAAAAATCAAAATCAAGGAGCTTTTGAGAAAAAGGATGGACAATGGGAATTAATTTCCTATGCCTATAATAAAACAGGTATGGAAAGCCAAGTGGGATTTGATACTCCTAGAGGATACTTCTTAGTACCTATGGCAAAGTATGAAATGGGATATAGAAATGAGCAAGGTAAAAATCAAGGATATGCTAAGTATGCCATAAGATTTTCTGGCGGTGGATATATTCATGGAACTCCTATTAACTTTGAAGAGGATATTAATAGAGAATTTTTTATGGAACAAAAAAATGGAATATTAGGAACTGTTCCAGGAACAAGAAAATGTATAAGAAATGTAGAGCCCCATGCAGAATTTTTATTTAATTGGGTTACTGGTGGAAAAGTAAATCCAAGAAGTAATGAACAAAGACCAGATGAAAATGTACTATTTATAGTGTTTTAA
- the ptsG gene encoding glucose-specific PTS transporter subunit IIBC — MKIFAEVQKIGKALMTPVAILPAAGIFLAAGNKLGIPLMEQAGGIIFGNLPLLFAVGAAIGLVGGDGIAALAAIVAILIMNVTMGVMTGAAAGVAAHNQAFAMVMGVPTLQTGVFGGLIAGIIAAICYKKFYKTELPAFLGFFAGKRLVPIVTAVVAFLVGLAMPYIWQPVQIGLAKLSYLANNTNTDVSTFIFGLIERALIPFGLHHIFYAPFWFQFGDYTNNAGQVVNGDQAIWFAMLKDGVKNFSSPTYSGAGKFMAGKFPFMMFGLPAAALAMYHEAKPENKKVVGGILFSAALTSFLTGITEPIEFSFLFVAPVLYGIHCVFAALSFMVMNMLHVRIGMTFSGGVIDYIMFGVIPGTEGFETNWQMVIVVGIALAIIYYFGFRFFIRKFNLMTPGREEIAEEETANVKVDGNELAVLVLNALGGKENIVSVDACITRLRVEVKDTAKVNDGELKKLGASGVLKVGKNGVQAIFGAKAQFIANDIKGL; from the coding sequence ATGAAGATCTTTGCAGAAGTTCAAAAGATTGGTAAAGCTTTGATGACCCCAGTGGCGATATTACCAGCAGCAGGAATATTCCTAGCAGCAGGAAATAAATTAGGTATACCTTTAATGGAACAAGCAGGAGGAATAATATTTGGAAATCTACCATTACTATTTGCAGTAGGAGCTGCTATTGGTTTAGTAGGTGGAGATGGAATAGCAGCCTTAGCAGCAATAGTTGCGATTTTAATAATGAATGTTACTATGGGAGTAATGACAGGTGCAGCAGCAGGAGTTGCAGCACATAACCAAGCTTTTGCTATGGTTATGGGAGTACCTACTTTACAAACAGGTGTATTTGGAGGATTAATAGCAGGTATTATTGCAGCAATCTGTTACAAGAAATTTTATAAAACAGAGTTACCAGCATTTTTAGGTTTCTTTGCAGGAAAAAGATTAGTTCCTATTGTAACAGCAGTTGTGGCATTTTTAGTAGGTTTAGCTATGCCTTATATTTGGCAACCAGTTCAAATAGGTTTAGCAAAATTATCTTATTTAGCAAATAATACAAATACAGATGTTTCAACATTTATATTTGGTTTAATAGAAAGAGCATTAATTCCGTTTGGATTACACCATATATTCTATGCTCCATTCTGGTTCCAATTTGGAGATTATACAAATAATGCAGGACAAGTTGTAAATGGAGACCAAGCAATTTGGTTTGCAATGTTAAAAGATGGAGTTAAAAATTTTTCATCACCAACTTATTCAGGTGCAGGAAAATTCATGGCAGGGAAGTTCCCATTCATGATGTTTGGATTACCAGCAGCAGCATTAGCTATGTATCATGAGGCTAAACCAGAAAATAAAAAAGTTGTGGGAGGTATTTTATTCTCAGCAGCTTTAACATCATTCCTAACAGGAATTACAGAACCAATTGAGTTTTCATTTCTATTTGTAGCACCAGTATTATATGGAATTCACTGTGTGTTTGCAGCATTATCATTTATGGTAATGAATATGTTACACGTTAGAATAGGTATGACATTCTCTGGAGGAGTAATTGACTACATTATGTTTGGTGTTATTCCAGGAACTGAAGGTTTTGAAACTAACTGGCAAATGGTTATAGTTGTAGGGATAGCTTTAGCAATAATATATTATTTTGGATTTAGATTCTTTATTAGAAAGTTTAATTTAATGACTCCAGGAAGAGAAGAGATTGCTGAAGAAGAAACAGCTAATGTGAAAGTTGATGGAAATGAATTGGCAGTATTAGTTCTAAACGCTCTTGGTGGAAAAGAAAATATTGTGTCTGTAGACGCATGTATAACAAGATTAAGAGTAGAAGTTAAAGATACAGCTAAAGTAAACGATGGGGAACTTAAAAAATTAGGTGCAAGTGGAGTTCTTAAAGTTGGTAAAAATGGAGTTCAAGCAATATTTGGTGCGAAGGCACAATTTATAGCAAATGATATAAAAGGATTATAA
- a CDS encoding helix-turn-helix domain-containing protein — protein sequence MPEKKELAEERLKIIKPFFSKEKKLKDIENESKISYATLKRWVKSYKEKGLNGLEKKSRNDKDLPKKIDDTSLKIIKKIHKENCDLSISKLYNTFKNKVPNVQCDISYPTFYRIINNLDSFVKNSSIYHIKKIANNGSVLGMYQQLIYCPNNNIHNSIFYLTLFFDMTDYKIINYNFDSKKQSFQKLFPFIWSSIIKSESYPKKIYISENIKEPSKKIFRECFFKTQIEFSYEEFEHTSIKKFCNYLENDLLRKFSINKNTPLEIIDNYVKKYFFHKNDISKSIEFLEKNNFPFNNLDFFLLNTKRKVYNYGVRLKNNIYTNKNLESILGEIVNIKYSPIYNGIIYIYYKNSFFCQGILQKNQED from the coding sequence ATGCCAGAGAAAAAAGAACTCGCAGAGGAGCGTCTAAAAATTATAAAACCTTTTTTCTCGAAGGAAAAAAAACTTAAAGATATTGAAAATGAATCTAAAATTTCCTATGCCACCTTAAAACGTTGGGTTAAATCATATAAAGAAAAAGGCCTTAATGGTCTTGAAAAAAAATCTAGAAATGATAAAGATTTACCAAAAAAAATTGATGATACCTCTTTAAAAATTATAAAAAAAATTCACAAAGAAAATTGTGATCTATCCATTTCTAAATTATATAACACATTTAAAAATAAAGTTCCCAATGTTCAATGTGACATAAGTTATCCTACATTTTATAGAATTATTAATAATTTAGATTCCTTTGTTAAAAATTCTTCTATTTATCACATAAAAAAAATTGCCAATAATGGGTCTGTTTTAGGTATGTATCAGCAACTAATTTATTGCCCAAATAATAATATACATAATTCTATTTTTTATTTAACACTTTTTTTTGATATGACTGATTATAAAATAATAAACTATAACTTCGATAGTAAAAAACAAAGTTTTCAAAAGTTATTTCCTTTTATTTGGTCTTCAATTATAAAATCAGAATCTTATCCTAAAAAAATATATATTTCTGAGAACATAAAAGAACCTAGCAAAAAAATATTTCGAGAATGCTTTTTTAAAACTCAAATTGAATTTTCCTATGAAGAATTTGAGCACACTTCTATTAAAAAATTTTGTAATTATTTAGAAAATGATCTACTTAGAAAATTTTCTATAAATAAAAATACACCCTTAGAAATTATAGATAATTATGTTAAAAAATATTTCTTTCATAAAAATGACATTTCTAAATCCATTGAATTTTTAGAAAAAAACAACTTTCCTTTTAATAATTTAGATTTTTTTCTTTTAAATACTAAACGGAAAGTCTACAACTATGGAGTACGATTAAAAAATAATATCTACACTAATAAAAATTTAGAAAGTATTCTAGGAGAAATAGTTAATATAAAATATTCTCCAATCTACAATGGTATTATTTATATTTATTATAAAAATTCCTTCTTTTGCCAAGGAATTTTACAAAAAAATCAGGAGGATTAA
- a CDS encoding deoxyribodipyrimidine photo-lyase — translation MRERYFNFPKSREEGCILYWADKGQRISYNFTLKKAIEISNKRDKILYVIFSLKEYFKEENIYGFQFLLEGLIDFKENLKKRKIKFILLEESVETFIRNNLANIDVVLYEKGYLKDEKRIRKKIQKLDVEQIEIDNNLIIPVEIASIKEEYSAKTFRDKVNKIKEKFLKRVSIPKYNLNKKEVKLDYKKIELEDFLEDTHYEFIGGEKEGKKRLKEFIENHIRDYSLRGPDKDVGSKLSPYLHFGQISPIDIYLKVEKNAKGEEGKDFLEELFIRRELAHNFVYYNEDYNKWEGITYKWAYETLEKHKKDKREYIYSLEELENGKTHDKYWNGAQLEMKNRGYLNSYMRMYWCKKILEWTISPKVAYERAIYLNNKYFIDGNNPNSYCGVAWCFGKHDRPWKEREVYGKIRYMNSNGLERKYNMKEFLERVELLKK, via the coding sequence ATGAGAGAGAGATATTTCAATTTTCCAAAGAGTAGAGAAGAAGGATGTATTTTATATTGGGCAGACAAAGGGCAGAGAATATCATATAATTTTACATTAAAAAAAGCTATAGAGATTTCAAATAAAAGAGATAAAATATTATATGTAATTTTTTCTTTAAAGGAATATTTTAAAGAGGAAAACATTTATGGATTCCAATTTTTATTGGAAGGATTAATAGATTTTAAAGAAAATTTAAAAAAAAGAAAAATAAAATTTATTTTATTAGAAGAATCCGTAGAAACCTTTATAAGGAACAATTTAGCAAATATAGATGTGGTTCTTTATGAAAAGGGATATTTAAAGGATGAAAAAAGAATAAGAAAAAAAATTCAAAAATTAGATGTTGAGCAAATTGAAATAGATAATAATTTAATAATTCCAGTTGAAATAGCTTCTATAAAAGAAGAGTATAGTGCCAAAACATTTAGAGATAAAGTAAACAAAATAAAAGAGAAATTTTTAAAAAGAGTTTCCATACCAAAATATAATTTAAATAAAAAAGAAGTAAAATTAGATTATAAAAAAATTGAGCTTGAAGATTTTTTAGAAGATACCCATTATGAATTTATAGGTGGAGAAAAAGAGGGAAAAAAAAGATTAAAAGAATTTATAGAAAATCATATAAGAGATTATTCTTTAAGAGGACCTGATAAAGATGTGGGATCAAAACTTAGTCCATATTTACATTTTGGACAAATATCTCCTATAGATATATATCTTAAAGTAGAAAAAAATGCAAAAGGAGAGGAAGGTAAAGATTTTTTAGAGGAACTTTTTATAAGAAGGGAATTAGCCCATAATTTTGTTTATTATAATGAAGATTATAATAAATGGGAAGGAATAACGTATAAATGGGCATACGAAACTTTAGAAAAACATAAAAAGGATAAACGAGAGTATATATATTCTTTAGAGGAATTAGAAAATGGAAAAACTCATGATAAATATTGGAATGGAGCTCAGCTTGAAATGAAAAATAGAGGTTATTTAAATAGTTATATGAGAATGTATTGGTGTAAAAAAATTTTAGAATGGACAATTAGTCCAAAGGTAGCCTATGAAAGAGCTATATATTTAAATAATAAATATTTTATAGATGGAAATAATCCTAATTCCTATTGTGGTGTGGCTTGGTGTTTTGGTAAGCATGATAGGCCTTGGAAAGAAAGAGAGGTATATGGGAAAATAAGATATATGAATAGCAATGGATTAGAAAGGAAATATAATATGAAAGAGTTTTTAGAAAGGGTTGAATTACTCAAAAAATAG